The genomic DNA GCCATGCCCGCCGCCACCGCCCCCGAGGACACCAAAACCACCTCCCGCCCCGCCGCCTTCAGGGCCAGGACCTGGCGGGCAATCTCGGCCATGGCCTCCCGGTCCAACCCCCTAGGCCCGGCCAGGACCGCACTCCCCACCTTGACCACCAACCTTTTGGCGGAAAGCCCAGGCCGCATTAAGGTCCAGGATAGCACCCTCTCACCTAAGCGCCCTAGCCCTCTGCTAAGGTGCGGATTATGGCCCAGTTTGCTCTCCTCCTCGCCTTGGGCCTCGCTGTCTCCCTTGTTTCCTGCCAACAGCAAGCCCAAAACCAGCCTCCTTCCTTCACCCTCTCCGACCCCAACCCCGCAAGCCTCACCATCCCCCAAGGGGGGAGCGGGACCACCCAGGTCACCCTCACCCCCACGAACGGCTTCACGGGGGCCGTCAGCCTCTCCCTGGTGGACCGCAACACCCATAACCCCGTGCCCGGCATCACCCTCACCCCTCCCTCCGTTAGCCTCGCCGGCTCCCCCGTCACCCAGACCCTCACCGTCTCCGTGGGAAGCGGCGTGGCCCCGGGCACCTACCCCCTCAAGCTCCGCGCGGTCAGCGGCAACATCACCCAAGAGAAAAACCTGGACGTCACCGTGAGCTCGCCGCCTAGCGAGGATTTCACTCTCACGCTAGAAAGCTCAGCGCTCTCCGTCCCCCAAGGGGGCACGGCTTACGTGCGCCTTGTGGTTTCGGGTACGTATCCAGGCTCTATAGACCTAAGCCTCGTGGATGCCAATAAAAATCCCTTCTCGGGGGTGACCCTCTCCCCCACCTCCACCCCCGTGCCCTCGGCGCCCAACCTCGAGCTCAAAGCTTCCCCTTCCTTATCCCCGGGTACCTACAACCTCTATGTTCGGGGCACCGGAGGAAGCCTTACCCGCGAGGTATCCCTGACCCTCAGCGTAACCCCAGCCTCGGCGAACGCCAATCTTTTCATTGAGAAGGCCGAGTGGGGCCAAACCGTGCTTAAGGAAAATCTGCGCTTGGTAGCTGGGAAACCCGCCCTCCTCAGGGTGCACCTGGTGGCAAGCCCATCCTCTGTGTCTTTAACCACGCCGATTGGGGGCGCTGTCTATGTGAACAACACCTTCCAGGGGAACCTGGCCTTCTCCTGCCCAAACCCCATCCCCACCCGCGCCACGCAGGGCGACCTATCCTCCACCTGCAACGCCACCCTGCCCGCTTCCTGGGTGGCCCCGGGGCTTCGGGTGGAGCTCCGGGTGGACCCCGCCAACCAGGTTCCCGAAACCAACGAAAGCGACAACCTCCGCGTGCTCACGCCCGCAGTGGGCGCAGGCACCACCCTGTACCTCACCGTGGTGCCCGTGGTGCACCAGGGACAGACCGCCTCGGTACCCGACTTCCCAGAAACCCTTTGGCGCGTGTGGCCCTTGAAGGACATAAGCTTCACCATCCGGACCCCTTACACCTTCTCCGGAACCCTAAGCGCCAGCAACGGGAACACCTGGGCCCAATTGCTGGTTGAGCTCCGCATCTTGCGCCAAACAGATGGCAGCGGGCGGTACTACTACGGCTTTGTGCGGGTTACCTACACCTCGGGCATTGCGGGGATCGGGTACATCGGCTACCCGGTGGCGGTGGGTTGGGATTACGCCTCCTCTGCGCCCGTGGTCATGGCCCACGAGCTGGGGCACAACTTCGGGCGGGAACACGCCCCTTGCGGTACCTCCGGCGACCCCAACTACCCTTATCCGGGGGGAAAAATCGGCACCTGGGGCTATGACCTCGCCACGGGAACCCTCCGCGACCCCAACGAGCGCTACGACCTCATGAGCTACTGCGGGCCCCAATGGGTTTCCGATTACACCTATGAGGGGGCCCAGGGCTTTTTGGAGGCCACGCCCCCCCGTCCGCAAAGCCTCCCTGAAGAAGGGCTCTTCTTCACCGGTCGCATAGAAAACGGCGCACTGGTCTTCAACCCCCCGCTTCTCCTTAAGGCAAACCCTGAAGGAGAACCCTCCCCCTATCGCTTGAGGGTGGACGGCCTAGAGCTACCGGTGTATGTCCTCCGGGATTCGGAAGGGACCCTCCACTTCCAAGCCAAGGCGCCCGTGGCCCGCTACACCCGGGTGGGCCTCTACCTGGAAGGGAACCTTTTGGGGGAACTCGTGGCTTCCCTGCTTCCCCAAGCCGAACCGCGGGTAGAAGCCCAAGAGGAGGGAGGGTTCCTCTGGGTTCGGGTCCAGGGGGCCAAGAGCTTCGCGGTTTTCCACGTGGCCGATGACGGCACCCGCACCGCCCTCACCCTCTTCCACCCCGCCGGGGAAGCCCGCCTGGCCCTTGAGGGCCTACCCCCAGGAGGCCACTTTGAGGTCCAGTTCACGGACGGCCTAAGCGTCCGGGTCGTGCGTCTCCCTCGCTAGGAAGCGCCCATCGCGGTAGACCACCCACCCTTCCCGCTTAAGCCGGATTAACAGACCAAAAAGCGTGACCTTACGCAAGTTGGGATGAAGATTTTTTAGGGTAAAATAAAGTTCGTCCAAGGAGTGAGGCTCCCGAAGCAAGGCCAGAAGATGGGCTTCTAGTACCTTGCGCACCAAAGCCATTATGCTGCTAGCCACAAGCCACTGGCCAGAGCCTGAGGAAGGCTGCTCTCCCCACGCTTTCTGGGCTGGATGCGAGGGCTTCCTCTCAAAGCAGGGCCGTACCCTAAGACCTCGCTGCCTTACGGGGTCCTGTGACAGGTGTTTCCAAGGCCCAAGCGATGGGCATTGCGCTCGCATCAAACCATTTGTTAGGCGAGTCCAGCCAAGGGCTTGACCGTGCCCTGACCTGGCCCGGGCTAGACTGAAAGCGTGGCCACGGTGCTCCTGGTGGAGGACGAACGGGCGGTGCGGCTTGGGGTCCGCCTGGCCCTGGAGCGGGCCGGGCACCGGGTACTGGAGGCGGAAAACGCCCACGAGGCCTGGCCCCTCCTTCAGGAGGCGGAAGCGGTGATCCTGGACTGGATGCTTCCCGATGAGCCCGGGATCAAGCTCCTGGAAAGGATGCGCCAAGGCGCCTTCGCCGAGCTTCCCGTCCTCCTCCTCACCGCCCGCGCCGAGGTGCGGGACCGGGTGGAGGGCCTAAGCCGGGGGGCGGACGACTACCTGGCCAAGCCCTTCGCCACGGAGGAGCTTCTCGCCCGCCTCGAGGCCCTCCTGCGCCGGGCGGGGAAGCCCAAGCGCTTGAAGCGGGGCCCCCTTCTCCTGGACCTAGAGCGCATGGAGGCGAGCCTGGAGGGGAAACCCCTTCCCCTCACCCGGCGGGAGTTCGCCCTTTTGGCCTACTTGGCCCAGCATCCGGGCCGGGTCTACACCCGGGAAGCGCTCTTGGAGGCCGTCTGGGGTCCAGACTACTTTGGCACCCCCAGGACCGTGGACCAGCACATCCTGCAGCTACGGGAAAAGCTGGGCGAGGACCCCAAAGCCCCCCGCTTTTTGGAAACGGTACGGGGGCTTGGGTACCGCTTCAAGGAGGTGGGGTGAAGGAGTTTTGGGCCGCCTGGGAGGAGGCCTTGGAAGGCCTCGTCCTGCACCGGGAAAGGCAGGTGGTCTACCTCAACCCCAAGGCGGAGGAGCTTTTGCAGGTGCGCCGGGAAAAGGTGGTGGGCCGCCCCCTCCTCCTCGCCCTACGGGACCACCGCCTGGAAGCCTTAGCCCTCCACGGGGGGGAAAGGCACCTAGAGGTGCGGGGCCGCCTCCTGAAGGCCAAGGCCCTCCCGGGAAGGCTCTACCTCTTGGACGAAACGGAGGTGAAGGGAAGGCTAGAGGCCCTCGAGGAGGCCACCCTTACCCTGGCCCACGAGCTCAGGACCCCCCTGGCGGGGATGGGGCCCCTCCTGGAGGCCCTCACGCCCAGAACCAAGCAGGAAAAGGAGGTCCTGGACCTCCTCAAAGGGGAGGTGGCCCGCCTCGCCCGCCTGGCGCAAAGCCTTTCCTTCACCCAGCCCGGGCCTAAACG from Thermus hydrothermalis includes the following:
- a CDS encoding M66 family metalloprotease → MAQFALLLALGLAVSLVSCQQQAQNQPPSFTLSDPNPASLTIPQGGSGTTQVTLTPTNGFTGAVSLSLVDRNTHNPVPGITLTPPSVSLAGSPVTQTLTVSVGSGVAPGTYPLKLRAVSGNITQEKNLDVTVSSPPSEDFTLTLESSALSVPQGGTAYVRLVVSGTYPGSIDLSLVDANKNPFSGVTLSPTSTPVPSAPNLELKASPSLSPGTYNLYVRGTGGSLTREVSLTLSVTPASANANLFIEKAEWGQTVLKENLRLVAGKPALLRVHLVASPSSVSLTTPIGGAVYVNNTFQGNLAFSCPNPIPTRATQGDLSSTCNATLPASWVAPGLRVELRVDPANQVPETNESDNLRVLTPAVGAGTTLYLTVVPVVHQGQTASVPDFPETLWRVWPLKDISFTIRTPYTFSGTLSASNGNTWAQLLVELRILRQTDGSGRYYYGFVRVTYTSGIAGIGYIGYPVAVGWDYASSAPVVMAHELGHNFGREHAPCGTSGDPNYPYPGGKIGTWGYDLATGTLRDPNERYDLMSYCGPQWVSDYTYEGAQGFLEATPPRPQSLPEEGLFFTGRIENGALVFNPPLLLKANPEGEPSPYRLRVDGLELPVYVLRDSEGTLHFQAKAPVARYTRVGLYLEGNLLGELVASLLPQAEPRVEAQEEGGFLWVRVQGAKSFAVFHVADDGTRTALTLFHPAGEARLALEGLPPGGHFEVQFTDGLSVRVVRLPR
- a CDS encoding response regulator transcription factor, whose translation is MATVLLVEDERAVRLGVRLALERAGHRVLEAENAHEAWPLLQEAEAVILDWMLPDEPGIKLLERMRQGAFAELPVLLLTARAEVRDRVEGLSRGADDYLAKPFATEELLARLEALLRRAGKPKRLKRGPLLLDLERMEASLEGKPLPLTRREFALLAYLAQHPGRVYTREALLEAVWGPDYFGTPRTVDQHILQLREKLGEDPKAPRFLETVRGLGYRFKEVG
- a CDS encoding sensor histidine kinase; this encodes MKEFWAAWEEALEGLVLHRERQVVYLNPKAEELLQVRREKVVGRPLLLALRDHRLEALALHGGERHLEVRGRLLKAKALPGRLYLLDETEVKGRLEALEEATLTLAHELRTPLAGMGPLLEALTPRTKQEKEVLDLLKGEVARLARLAQSLSFTQPGPKRTFPLQELWPRLERLLQEKLQGRRVEVHLPHTAHTDPDALFQILLNLLENALKYGQDPIRLLSHLEADRLHLEVRDAGPPLPDYETLFLPGRRGFQGGLGQGLGLYLVRRLARGLGGEAYARREGEENVFGVHLPLD